A region from the uncultured Macellibacteroides sp. genome encodes:
- a CDS encoding AMP-binding protein — protein MKKTLIDLFEESVNRYPSNPFLWEKTNGQFQPASYTEVRNQVYTLGAGLQSLGVRKGDNMALLSEGRNAWIIGELAMFYAGACNVPLSVKLEESNDLLFRLTHAEVKFIMVSGNQLKKIRSIINQLPLVEKVIVFDEQTHWEEKELPLSKVQEMGKIWLETHSTDEFLSVGQSLVNDDYATITYTSGTTADPKGVILTHRNYTANVSQALTLVKIDETWRTLIILPLDHCFAHVVGFFIFMSVGASVATVQVGRTGMETLKNIPLNIKEFKPHLILSVPALAKSFRKNIEQGIRAKGKMATWLFNKGLSVAYIYNGDGHNKGDGWRCMLKPLVSLFDSVLFSKVRLNFGGALKFFVGGGALLDKDLQKFYYALGIPMYQGYGLSEATPVISSNVPPKHTFGSSGVLVQPLDLKICDNEGRDLPVGQQGEIVIRGENVMAGYWKNPVSTAETIRNGWLYTGDLGYMGSNGFLYVIGRFKSLLIGSDGEKYSPEGIEEAIVEHSSCIDQLMLYNNQNPYTVALVVPNKERLNVKLKRMHLDLSSDKGKEAAIKLIQEQIGRFKAGGVHAALFPDRWLPTTFAILPEPFSEQNQMINSTMKMVRGKIEKTYAGRIEALYTSEGKDPVNALNKESL, from the coding sequence ATGAAGAAGACATTGATAGACCTATTCGAAGAATCCGTAAACCGGTATCCTTCGAATCCTTTTCTTTGGGAAAAAACAAACGGGCAGTTCCAGCCTGCTTCCTATACGGAAGTTCGTAATCAGGTGTACACCTTAGGGGCCGGACTCCAATCGCTTGGTGTTCGTAAAGGTGATAACATGGCCCTTCTTTCGGAAGGGCGCAATGCCTGGATCATTGGCGAACTAGCCATGTTTTACGCAGGTGCCTGCAATGTTCCGTTGTCGGTCAAGCTTGAAGAAAGCAACGATCTGCTTTTCCGTCTCACTCATGCTGAAGTAAAGTTCATCATGGTATCCGGAAACCAACTCAAGAAGATTCGTTCCATTATAAACCAATTACCTTTAGTGGAAAAAGTAATTGTTTTCGATGAACAAACCCACTGGGAAGAAAAGGAATTGCCTCTATCCAAAGTACAGGAAATGGGCAAAATCTGGCTTGAGACCCATTCGACAGACGAATTTTTGTCGGTCGGACAATCCCTTGTCAACGACGATTACGCAACCATCACCTATACATCAGGTACCACGGCAGACCCTAAGGGTGTGATCCTTACTCATCGTAATTATACAGCCAACGTGAGTCAAGCTTTAACCTTGGTTAAAATAGACGAAACATGGCGTACACTGATTATTCTACCACTCGACCATTGCTTTGCACACGTGGTTGGCTTCTTTATTTTTATGAGTGTGGGTGCTTCGGTAGCCACCGTGCAAGTAGGACGTACAGGTATGGAAACCCTCAAAAACATACCGCTTAACATAAAAGAATTTAAACCTCATCTTATTCTAAGTGTTCCCGCCCTTGCTAAGAGTTTCCGTAAAAATATAGAACAAGGTATTCGCGCAAAGGGAAAGATGGCTACATGGCTTTTCAATAAAGGGCTGAGTGTGGCGTATATTTACAATGGAGACGGGCATAACAAAGGCGATGGATGGCGTTGTATGCTTAAGCCTCTTGTAAGTCTGTTTGATTCTGTTCTGTTTTCTAAAGTACGCCTCAACTTCGGCGGAGCACTCAAATTCTTTGTTGGTGGAGGTGCTTTGCTTGACAAAGACCTGCAAAAATTTTATTATGCGCTGGGAATACCCATGTATCAGGGATACGGACTGAGTGAAGCAACTCCCGTTATATCATCCAACGTGCCGCCTAAACACACCTTCGGAAGTAGTGGTGTGCTGGTACAACCGCTGGATCTGAAAATATGCGACAATGAAGGTCGCGACCTTCCGGTCGGTCAGCAGGGAGAAATTGTTATAAGAGGCGAAAACGTAATGGCCGGTTACTGGAAGAATCCTGTAAGCACTGCCGAAACCATTCGAAACGGATGGTTGTATACAGGCGATCTGGGTTACATGGGAAGCAACGGATTCCTTTACGTAATTGGGCGTTTCAAAAGCCTTCTTATCGGAAGCGATGGAGAGAAGTACAGTCCCGAAGGCATCGAAGAAGCTATTGTCGAACATTCAAGCTGTATTGATCAGCTGATGCTGTATAACAATCAGAATCCTTACACGGTAGCCCTTGTTGTTCCAAATAAGGAGCGGTTAAATGTTAAGTTGAAACGAATGCATCTGGATTTATCTTCTGATAAAGGGAAAGAAGCAGCAATTAAACTAATTCAGGAACAAATAGGTCGTTTCAAAGCGGGAGGTGTACATGCGGCATTATTCCCCGATCGCTGGCTTCCCACCACTTTTGCCATTCTGCCCGAACCTTTTTCGGAGCAGAATCAGATGATAAACAGTACCATGAAGATGGTGCGTGGCAAAATTGAAAAAACATATGCCGGACGAATCGAAGCTCTTTATACATCCGAAGGAAAAGATCCGGTAAATGCGCTTAATAAGGAAAGTCTGTAA